From the genome of Leishmania donovani BPK282A1 complete genome, chromosome 12, one region includes:
- a CDS encoding ornithine decarboxylase, putative: MSRDHAKGATGANAPPLEMLQRLQLFRSTLVNFLEWRNFSDVVHGCYVRVLLEMRSTEENRRESPDNYYIALVKGAQRGPVYSGFSADAVTTEWHIVIELPPCFRSTQNGNVVQLNSISNSPFRQAEYQNWVDMTNETRELSFPSLPQLQFRLGMLEEHKQQALAPEPRRHRNGEDAQAAALRERVLEEKRKRITEEIMATHVKLRRIDQLKALSLEDLQEVEREILDLITGVRISINERSKCMLCHNRICTEICYPCKHQVLCKDCAKSIRGRCPAPKCKTPVQYTFEAFTS, encoded by the coding sequence ATGAGCAGAGATCACGCCAAAGGCGCGACCGGGGCGAACGCGCCGCCACTGGAGATGCTCCAGAGGCTGCAGCTTTTTCGGTCCACCCTGGTGAACTTTTTAGAGTGGCGCAACTTCAGCGATGTCGTGCACGGATGCTATGTTCGTGTACTGCTGGAGATGCGCAGCACCGAGGAGAACCGGCGCGAGAGTCCTGATAACTACTACATCGCGCTTGTGAAGGGGGCCCAGCGCGGACCGGTTTACTCCGGCTTCTCCGCGGACGCCGTGACCACAGAGTGGCACATTGTGATCGAGCTGCCACCGTGTTTCCGCTCGACACAGAACGGCAACGTTGTGCAGCTGAACTCCATCTCAAACTCCCCGTTCAGACAGGCGGAGTACCAGAACTGGGTGGACATGACAAACGAGACGAGAGAGCTGTCCTTCCCGAGCCTCCCGCAGCTGCAATTTCGTCTAGGGATGCTGGAGGAGCACAAGCAGCAGGCCCTCGCCCCGGAACCACGCCGTCATCGTAACGGGGAGGatgcgcaggcggcggcgctgcgagaGCGGGTGTTGGAGGAGAAACGAAAGCGCATTACCGAGGAGATCATGGCGACGCACGTGAAGCTGCGCCGTATCGACCAACTGAAGGCGCTTTCGTTGGAGGACttgcaggaggtggagagggagatacTCGATTTGATCACGGGGGTGCGGATATCCATCAATGAACGCTCAAAATGCATGCTGTGCCACAACAGAATCTGCACGGAAATCTGCTACCCGTGCAAGCATCAAGTACTCTGCAAGGACTGCGCCAAGTCGATCCGTGGACGATGCCCCGCTCCAAAGTGCAAGACACCTGTGCAGTACACCTTTGAAGCGTTTACATCGTAG